The following proteins come from a genomic window of Paenibacillus swuensis:
- a CDS encoding carbohydrate-binding protein — protein MTRNGIISQKSIATGLALLLLCITLLTGMPGIETVHAASTTIEAEQLDVTVSVGRSNTDIADSLSSGGYLNTTNLNGVDKYVEYKVPVASPGSYTIDLLVRKMKTTGAFQLSIDGVNQGNPVDSYASSTSYETFHLENVTFATAGDKMFRLTIVGKNAAATNYNTGLDAIVLTLIPPISQNFETGTISDLTNPSGANHWTLSGNPNDGSSIITDSSKANSKVLRIFRTNGGTTNLTWHATDTSAKLALDNTVSGKAEVSFNIRQTANGGRKVTRIVDSSGHVAATLYFNNKFGEDINKVYLNRNESYNDSQNAEVNVGVLVPSSYTSNQWIKTTFELDYGAKTYDVTIRDTLTNAVIDQQTDIDFYDPNASNVSAVEFGMYAASYGSMFADDIYVASLGTGGVPSADITTSEVLRLTLQGGQNDQYGQYQPAIPYMDDPIQSNQDLLDENAAEPQYIHNSVVYDNYGGIRTGGTIDTPGGYFRTKMVDGKLWLVTPDGNRYFYKAMTTAMPYSYVPISKTDNIPATWNTAGELKPAYVTEGNLDRYSPVIANYIRRYGETNWESQWYTNTYNRLKSWGFNAIGDWSARSVMKFQTLAPGMPYVRTIRLGDSPVPKIGSSMPQQIPDPFDPLLPQWIKNVIDGYIAENPGQVTDPNLIAYVVGNEMLIDGWADSKPYLVIADILSAPAARLAKQDMVDWLKNRYNDNFTAFNAEWQIANVASFDDVLNTRIYGFDPDIKSATAKGDMKAYIQRFANQLFGVVTDAIKDKDPNHMIWGSRFVVWPEDFVVESAAQYFDVLAFDMYSYSTYRDRFDHFRNLIEATHPDVGFIISEFGMEDMSLPFYITATTYNDMRLFAPLETKEKLGATYAGFVESLADAPYFVGFSYFKYYPTDGMQTSLIQVSDRFDPEIVNPVKNANNRLEAIHDGSITSIAPTVFPAGVLTGLGKVQARIPYDIPASGVYDKIYHGAGLFFPED, from the coding sequence ATGACGAGAAATGGTATTATATCTCAAAAGTCGATTGCGACAGGTTTGGCCCTGTTACTGCTCTGTATCACTCTGCTCACGGGCATGCCGGGCATTGAAACTGTGCATGCGGCAAGCACAACGATTGAAGCTGAGCAGCTGGACGTTACGGTGTCGGTGGGCAGGAGTAACACCGACATCGCCGACAGTCTCAGCAGCGGCGGGTACCTCAACACAACAAACTTGAACGGCGTAGACAAGTATGTCGAGTATAAAGTACCCGTGGCCAGTCCGGGCTCATACACAATCGACCTTCTAGTAAGAAAGATGAAGACCACCGGAGCCTTCCAACTGTCGATCGATGGAGTGAATCAGGGTAATCCGGTCGACAGTTATGCCTCATCCACATCTTACGAAACCTTTCATCTGGAAAATGTGACGTTTGCCACGGCGGGGGACAAGATGTTCCGACTGACAATCGTTGGGAAGAATGCGGCTGCTACCAACTACAACACGGGACTCGATGCGATTGTATTGACGCTCATCCCACCCATCTCGCAGAACTTCGAGACGGGCACCATAAGCGATTTGACCAACCCTTCCGGGGCCAATCATTGGACGTTATCGGGAAATCCCAACGATGGATCCAGTATAATTACGGACAGTTCCAAAGCCAACAGCAAGGTACTGCGCATCTTCAGAACGAATGGCGGTACGACTAACCTGACCTGGCATGCGACGGACACTTCCGCCAAGCTCGCTTTGGACAATACGGTATCAGGTAAGGCTGAAGTTTCCTTCAACATTCGGCAGACGGCGAATGGCGGCCGCAAAGTCACCCGAATCGTAGACAGCAGCGGCCATGTGGCGGCGACCTTGTATTTTAATAATAAGTTCGGTGAAGACATAAACAAAGTCTATCTGAACAGGAATGAATCTTATAACGATTCACAGAATGCTGAGGTGAACGTAGGGGTTCTAGTGCCGTCGTCCTACACGTCCAATCAGTGGATAAAAACAACATTCGAGCTGGATTACGGCGCTAAGACCTACGATGTAACGATTCGGGACACGTTGACGAATGCGGTGATCGACCAGCAAACTGACATCGATTTCTATGACCCGAATGCGTCCAATGTGTCAGCAGTCGAATTCGGCATGTATGCGGCAAGCTACGGGTCCATGTTTGCAGACGATATATACGTCGCATCGCTTGGAACAGGCGGAGTGCCTTCGGCAGACATTACGACCTCTGAGGTGTTGAGACTGACGCTGCAAGGTGGTCAGAATGATCAATACGGTCAGTACCAACCAGCGATTCCGTATATGGACGATCCGATACAGTCCAATCAAGATCTGTTGGACGAGAATGCGGCGGAGCCGCAATATATTCACAATTCGGTTGTCTACGACAATTATGGCGGTATTCGTACCGGAGGAACGATTGATACACCCGGGGGATACTTCCGCACCAAGATGGTAGACGGCAAGCTGTGGCTTGTTACACCGGACGGCAACCGATATTTCTATAAAGCAATGACGACAGCAATGCCCTATAGCTATGTTCCCATATCCAAGACGGACAATATTCCCGCTACTTGGAATACAGCTGGCGAATTGAAACCAGCGTATGTAACAGAAGGGAATTTGGATCGGTATTCACCGGTCATAGCCAATTATATTCGTAGATACGGAGAAACGAATTGGGAAAGCCAATGGTATACAAACACCTACAATCGGTTGAAATCCTGGGGATTTAACGCAATCGGAGATTGGTCGGCACGGTCTGTGATGAAATTCCAGACGTTGGCGCCGGGCATGCCTTACGTACGCACGATCAGACTAGGAGATTCTCCCGTACCGAAAATCGGAAGCAGCATGCCTCAGCAGATTCCGGATCCGTTTGATCCTTTACTGCCGCAATGGATCAAAAATGTAATTGACGGATACATCGCAGAGAATCCAGGACAGGTGACCGACCCTAATCTCATCGCTTATGTCGTTGGTAACGAGATGCTAATCGACGGATGGGCAGATTCGAAACCATATCTCGTCATCGCGGATATCCTTTCCGCTCCAGCGGCAAGACTTGCCAAACAAGACATGGTCGATTGGCTGAAGAATCGGTATAACGATAATTTCACCGCTTTCAACGCTGAGTGGCAGATTGCCAATGTGGCTAGTTTTGACGATGTGCTGAACACCCGCATCTACGGCTTCGATCCCGACATCAAGAGCGCAACGGCTAAGGGGGATATGAAGGCTTATATCCAGCGTTTCGCGAATCAGTTATTTGGAGTGGTAACGGATGCCATCAAAGATAAGGATCCTAATCATATGATCTGGGGCTCACGCTTCGTCGTTTGGCCAGAGGACTTTGTCGTCGAGAGCGCGGCACAATATTTTGACGTTCTTGCGTTCGATATGTATTCCTATAGTACGTATCGAGATAGGTTTGACCATTTCCGCAACTTGATCGAGGCGACGCATCCCGATGTTGGCTTTATTATTTCCGAGTTCGGGATGGAAGATATGAGCCTGCCATTCTATATAACAGCCACGACCTATAATGACATGCGTTTGTTCGCTCCGTTAGAGACTAAGGAGAAACTAGGCGCAACCTATGCCGGCTTTGTTGAGTCATTGGCGGATGCTCCGTATTTCGTCGGATTCAGTTATTTCAAATATTATCCTACTGATGGGATGCAGACATCACTGATTCAGGTTAGCGATCGGTTCGATCCGGAGATTGTCAACCCCGTGAAGAACGCGAACAATCGTTTGGAAGCGATACATGACGGAAGTATCACCTCCATTGCGCCAACGGTATTCCCGGCAGGAGTACTTACCGGCCTTGGCAAAGTACAGGCGAGAATCCCGTACGACATTCCAGCATCCGGAGTTTACGATAAAATTTATCATGGAGCAGGGCTGTTTTTCCCTGAAGATTAG
- a CDS encoding phytanoyl-CoA dioxygenase family protein: MRKLTQNELHLYEEQGYVVLKDFFPKSEMNVMNEEINLLEQSGTLPPPKVSDHEGFIFELAMLSDKTRMFASDDRILNVLEDIVYPGISIYSSKLVSKLPYSETVCHWHQDDAYYHKVGESKVRMSIWVPLTDATLENGCIWVVPQSHKLGLQSFQAKDYGTCRLALVEDQVDLSPAIPLELEAGNLVLFSAMLWHSSKGNQTDQTRRAFIVSYQEATILKGNGRQWTILRPAEQ; this comes from the coding sequence ATGCGTAAATTAACGCAGAATGAGCTGCATCTTTACGAGGAACAGGGATATGTTGTCTTGAAAGATTTTTTTCCCAAGTCCGAGATGAACGTCATGAATGAAGAGATCAACCTATTAGAACAAAGCGGTACGCTTCCGCCTCCCAAAGTAAGCGATCACGAAGGGTTTATATTCGAATTGGCTATGCTCTCCGATAAAACCAGAATGTTTGCCAGCGACGATCGCATACTGAACGTTCTGGAAGATATCGTGTACCCGGGAATTTCTATTTATTCCTCCAAGTTGGTGTCCAAATTACCATATTCGGAAACGGTTTGCCATTGGCATCAGGACGATGCCTATTATCATAAGGTCGGTGAAAGCAAAGTTCGCATGTCCATCTGGGTTCCATTAACAGACGCGACACTTGAGAATGGCTGCATATGGGTTGTGCCGCAAAGCCACAAGCTCGGGTTACAATCCTTTCAAGCTAAGGATTACGGGACTTGCCGACTCGCGCTTGTGGAGGATCAGGTGGATTTATCCCCTGCCATCCCGTTGGAGCTGGAGGCTGGAAATTTGGTGTTGTTCAGCGCGATGCTGTGGCACAGTTCCAAAGGAAATCAAACAGATCAGACTCGTCGGGCGTTTATTGTCTCTTATCAAGAAGCCACCATACTCAAAGGTAATGGCCGGCAGTGGACGATCTTGAGACCCGCCGAGCAATAA
- a CDS encoding phytanoyl-CoA dioxygenase family protein — MSKLTDKLTEQEVQFYKEQGYLLYNNPLFSEEKLQGLTALFEEQLAQKGSKLSDELDTPHSGKSVCWINC, encoded by the coding sequence ATGAGTAAACTAACGGATAAATTAACGGAACAAGAAGTGCAATTCTATAAAGAGCAAGGGTACCTTCTGTACAATAATCCTTTATTTTCTGAAGAAAAGTTGCAAGGACTTACTGCTCTGTTTGAAGAACAATTAGCGCAGAAGGGCAGTAAATTATCCGATGAATTAGACACCCCGCATTCCGGGAAGAGCGTCTGCTGGATTAATTGCTAA
- a CDS encoding phytanoyl-CoA dioxygenase family protein, translating to MLSDEVLDVVEQLIGPNIGLWSSHFICKDPFVGRKTPWHEDSSYWKGRVSNFDNIITVWLAIDDSNKENGCMQVIPGSHANGFSDYESVDGEKILFNTQFKDVDVSKAVHFELKRGECSLHDSRIIHGADANTSPNRLCGYTMPYFATNIESYPDKNPNFKVWLARGKDLAGNRYVNQK from the coding sequence TTGCTAAGCGATGAAGTGCTTGATGTGGTGGAGCAACTGATTGGTCCCAATATCGGACTGTGGTCTTCCCATTTCATCTGTAAAGATCCGTTCGTCGGCCGCAAAACGCCATGGCATGAGGATTCCTCCTACTGGAAAGGCCGTGTAAGCAATTTCGACAACATCATCACGGTTTGGCTGGCGATTGATGATTCCAATAAAGAGAACGGTTGCATGCAGGTCATTCCCGGCTCCCATGCCAACGGATTCTCGGACTATGAGTCTGTCGACGGAGAGAAGATTTTATTTAACACGCAATTCAAGGACGTGGACGTCTCGAAAGCGGTGCATTTCGAGCTGAAGCGCGGCGAATGCTCTCTGCATGATTCCAGAATTATTCACGGGGCAGATGCGAACACCAGTCCGAACCGCCTCTGCGGATACACGATGCCTTATTTTGCAACAAATATTGAGAGTTATCCGGATAAAAATCCGAACTTTAAAGTCTGGCTCGCCCGAGGGAAGGATCTGGCAGGCAACCGATATGTGAATCAGAAGTAG
- a CDS encoding helix-turn-helix transcriptional regulator, whose translation MYNVVFAEEILSEELREVLFAKFRWYSAFVEPLEHQRICAEFEMIGTEMKTLRLGHSIMVKGALERLLLELARRDDTSASSFEVLVSSHRAAPIRKALVHIQHYFRDEIRLEDAANQARLAPNYFSDCFKETTGVNFQTYVQNLRISFAQSLLLASKIPVTDVC comes from the coding sequence TTGTATAACGTGGTGTTTGCTGAAGAGATTTTGTCCGAGGAGCTTAGGGAAGTGCTGTTTGCTAAGTTCAGGTGGTACAGCGCCTTTGTGGAACCGCTTGAACATCAACGCATATGTGCGGAATTCGAGATGATCGGAACGGAAATGAAAACATTGAGGCTGGGGCACAGCATCATGGTGAAAGGCGCATTGGAGCGGCTGTTGCTGGAGCTGGCCAGACGGGATGATACCTCGGCCTCATCGTTTGAGGTGCTGGTTTCTTCGCATCGCGCGGCGCCTATACGTAAAGCCCTTGTGCACATCCAGCATTACTTCCGGGATGAAATCCGGCTCGAAGACGCGGCGAATCAGGCAAGACTGGCGCCGAACTATTTCAGCGATTGCTTTAAAGAGACGACAGGCGTAAATTTTCAGACGTATGTGCAGAACCTGCGGATCTCATTCGCCCAGTCGTTGCTGCTTGCATCCAAGATCCCGGTAACGGACGTGTGTTAA
- a CDS encoding mandelate racemase/muconate lactonizing enzyme family protein, whose protein sequence is MKITQISCYLGSGIFYVKVDTDQGVSGYGECSRMNNEAVLSLIRTTIAPAVLGMNVFDLEKIEEKVMKHHYKISGQLLAMAYSGIEIALWDAKGKLLHQPIYNLLGGSYRNRAEAYGSSLQRDLSVVEEAERLKEAVDTLGLRAIKIKTGPRMGRGAPNLREDAYKVRSVRDALGSEIDLMIDGNSYYTYMQAIQLFNMIEDCRLYHYEEPCPYDDVEAYVKLANRLPVPIHVGEQDWNLYTFRDFVARGACHYYAVDAVKCGGFANAMRASVLCRAFGIQYVPHNTSQGIGLAATLQLAATVPHFGGYVEYRILSKDHGCEYVANKFQLQNGGFAIPDGPGLGIQMDEERMERELVKVVLC, encoded by the coding sequence TTGAAAATAACTCAAATTTCTTGTTACTTGGGCTCGGGCATATTCTATGTGAAGGTGGACACCGATCAAGGGGTTTCAGGGTATGGAGAATGCAGCCGAATGAACAACGAAGCGGTCTTGTCCTTGATACGAACCACGATCGCTCCTGCTGTACTAGGAATGAATGTATTTGATCTGGAGAAGATTGAGGAAAAGGTCATGAAGCACCATTACAAAATATCCGGACAATTGCTCGCTATGGCCTACAGCGGTATCGAAATTGCCTTATGGGACGCCAAAGGAAAGCTATTGCATCAACCGATCTATAATCTGCTTGGCGGCTCCTACAGGAATCGGGCAGAGGCCTACGGCTCAAGCCTTCAACGTGATTTAAGCGTCGTTGAGGAGGCAGAGCGATTGAAAGAAGCTGTTGATACTTTGGGTCTGCGGGCAATTAAGATTAAGACTGGGCCTCGAATGGGAAGAGGTGCTCCTAATCTGAGGGAAGACGCGTATAAGGTAAGAAGTGTTCGAGACGCGCTAGGTTCAGAAATTGACCTTATGATTGACGGAAACTCTTATTATACCTACATGCAGGCTATCCAATTATTTAACATGATTGAAGATTGCAGGCTTTACCACTATGAAGAACCTTGTCCTTATGATGATGTGGAAGCTTACGTAAAGCTGGCCAACCGCTTACCTGTACCCATTCATGTGGGTGAGCAAGATTGGAACTTGTATACATTCCGGGATTTTGTCGCACGCGGCGCTTGCCATTACTATGCTGTCGATGCTGTCAAATGCGGAGGATTTGCAAATGCGATGCGCGCTTCTGTACTGTGCAGGGCATTCGGAATCCAATATGTTCCCCATAACACCTCTCAAGGTATTGGTTTGGCGGCGACCCTGCAACTGGCTGCTACGGTACCTCATTTCGGCGGGTATGTGGAATACCGTATTCTAAGTAAAGACCACGGTTGTGAATATGTTGCAAACAAGTTTCAACTTCAGAACGGCGGATTCGCCATTCCGGACGGACCCGGACTAGGGATCCAGATGGACGAAGAACGGATGGAGAGAGAGTTGGTTAAGGTCGTCTTATGCTAA